A window from Citrus sinensis cultivar Valencia sweet orange chromosome 5, DVS_A1.0, whole genome shotgun sequence encodes these proteins:
- the LOC107176370 gene encoding transcription factor bHLH95-like: MKRPDNSRTHSPTTAKMETTPAEAEEQARAQVGKKRSGNGKAVSGGESEHEMHILTERERRKKMRNMFSNLHALLPHLPPKADKSTIVDEAVKYIKTLQHTHQTLEKQKFEKVQGATTVDHEQSIITSPLEAVIESREAYLADHLGSSVPKNLSMAANIHHSLQVPSDCFQTWFSPNVVVNMCGDDAQISVCSPRKPGLLTTIFYILEKHNLDVVSAHVSSDRYRSMYMIHAHADGASDQFPESISVEEMFKLAIGEMNLWLLTS, encoded by the exons ATGAAACGGCCTGATAACTCGAGGACTCATAGCCCCACGACAGCCAAAATGGAAACAACACCAGCAGAAGCAGAAGAACAAGCACGAGCACAAGTGGGTAAAAAGAGAAGTGGAAATGGGAAGGCTGTCAGCGGTGGTGAATCGGAGCACGAGATGCATATATTGACtgagagagaaagaaggaAGAAGATGAGGAACATGTTCTCTAATCTTCATGCTTTGCTTCCTCATCTTCCTCCCAAG GCAGACAAATCCACCATTGTCGACGAAGCAGTAAAATACATCAAGACTCTTCAGCACACTCACCAAACGCTTGAGAAACAAAAGTTTGAAAAGGTCCAGGGTGCAACTACTGTTGATCATGAACAATCAATCATCACATCACCATTAGAAGCAGTGATCGAATCAAGGGAAGCATACTTGGCTGATCATCTGGGATCATCAGTACCGAAGAACTTGTCAATGGCCGCAAACATTCATCATTCACTACAAGTGCCATCTGATTGTTTTCAGACATGGTTTTCTCCAAATGTCGTAGTGAATATGTGTGGTGATGATGCTCAAATCAGTGTCTGTTCACCAAGGAAGCCAGGGTTATTGACCACCATCTTCTACATACTAGAAAAACATAATTTGGATGTGGTATCTGCTCACGTTTCCTCTGATAGGTATCGTAGCATGTACATGATTCACGCTCAT GCAGATGGAGCTTCTGATCAATTTCCAGAGTCCATATCGGTTGAGGAAATGTTCAAACTAGCCATAGGAGAAATGAACTTATGGCTTCTGACGAGttga
- the LOC102630427 gene encoding probable serine/threonine-protein kinase At1g01540, which yields MSHYSFLNDQLSKRTSIFGLRLWVVLGICVGAGIVLVLFLISLWFTSKRNSNNSKRQLNAAKSSSLCSNYNSSSGNPTIPNISKEIQEIRIEPDSNSNSNCKPHSAPNPDPLPEPEPILVEDSPASGRNRIHIEIGKDHRIAYPERAAGSHHGSGDQTVAAAITPEVSHLGWGHWYTLRELEVSTNGFADENVIGEGGYGIVYHGVLEDNTNVAVKNLLNNRGQAEKEFKVEVEAIGRVRHKNLVRLLGYCAEGAHRMLVYEYIDNGNLEQWLHGDVGPHSPLTWEIRMNIILGTAKGLTYLHEGLEPKVVHRDIKSSNILLDKQWNPKLSDFGLAKLLGAERSYVTTRVMGTFGYVAPEYASTGMLNERSDVYSFGILIMEVISGRNPVDYSRPPGEVNLVEWLKTMVTNRNAEGVLDPRLQEKPCSRALKRALLVALRCVDPNAHKRPKMGHVIHMLEAEEFPFRDERRAGREHGRSPHNGIKGRLMEKGVSESGDSSGYESGVQTNKPLWRKLEPEEQ from the exons ATGTCTCATTACTCGTTCTTGAACGATCAGCTCTCTAAGAGAACCTCAATTTTCGGGTTACGTTTATGGGTTGTTCTTGGTATTTGCGTAGGAGCTGGAATAGTTCTAGTTCTCTTCCTCATATCTCTTTGGTTCACTTCAAAACGCAATAGCAACAACTCAAAACGACAACTCAACGCTGCCAAGTCATCCTCTCTCTGCAGCAACTACAACAGCAGCAGCGGCAACCCAACAATTCCAAACATTTccaaagaaattcaagaaatcCGAATCGAGCCGGACTCCAACTCGAACTCCAACTGCAAACCTCATTCCGCGCCAAATCCTGACCCGTTACCCGAACCGGAGCCAATTTTGGTTGAAGACAGCCCCGCTAGCGGCCGCAACAGAATTCACATCGAAATAGGGAAAGACCACCGGATTGCTTACCCGGAACGGGCCGCCGGGTCGCATCACGGGTCCGGTGATCAGACGGTGGCTGCGGCAATTACGCCGGAGGTTTCACACCTGGGATGGGGCCATTGGTATACTTTGAGAGAGCTTGAGGTGTCCACTAATGGGTTTGCTGATGAGAACGTGATTGGTGAAGGTGGTTATGGAATTGTTTACCATGGCGTGTTAGAGGATAACACCAATGTTGCTGTTAAGAATTTGCTTAACAACAG GGGACAGGCTGAGAAGGAGTTTAAGGTTGAAGTGGAAGCAATTGGACGTGTCCGACATAAGAATTTGGTGAGATTGTTAGGTTATTGTGCTGAAGGAGCTCATAG GATGCTTGTTTATGAATACATTGACAATGGCAACTTGGAACAATGGCTTCATGGAGATGTGGGGCCTCACAGCCCTCTTACATGGGAGATTCGGATGAATATAATACTTGGAACGGCCAAAGG GCTGACATACCTGCATGAGGGGCTTGAACCAAAGGTTGTTCACCGTGACATCAAGTCAAGCAACATTTTGCTCGATAAGCAGTGGAATCCGAAATTATCCGATTTTGGCCTAGCAAAGCTTTTGGGCGCAGAGAGGAGCTACGTGACAACTCGTGTGATGGGAACATTCGG GTATGTGGCACCAGAATATGCTAGCACTGGGATGTTGAATGAAAGAAGCGATGTATACAGTTTTGGTATCCTTATCATGGAAGTAATTTCTGGTAGAAATCCAGTGGATTACAGCCGCCCTCCAGGGGAG GTGAATTTAGTTGAGTGGCTCAAAACAATGGTCACAAATCGCAATGCAGAGGGTGTTTTGGATCCTAGGTTGCAAGAGAAGCCTTGTTCAAGGGCATTGAAGCGTGCTCTTTTAGTAGCTTTACGCTGTGTGGACCCGAATGCTCACAAGAGGCCCAAGATGGGGCATGTGATACATATGCTTGAAGCGGAAGAGTTCCCTTTCCGAGAT GAACGTAGAGCTGGAAGGGAACATGGACGCTCGCCACATAATGGTATTAAGGGTAGATTGATGGAGAAGGGTGTAAGCGAATCAGGTGATAGCAGTGGATATGAAAGTGGTGTCCAAACCAACAAGCCATTATGGAGAAAGCTAGAACCTGAAGAGCAGTAG